Below is a window of Thermoplasmata archaeon DNA.
ACGCCTCGGTGGCGAAGCTCGTCGCCTCCCGGGCCGCGGTGTCGATCGCGTCGGCCGGCGTCGAGATTGCCGGCCCGAGCGGTGCCCGGGCCGATGCCCCGGCCGGCCGCCTGTATCGCGACGCGCGGGTGTTCCCGATCGTCGAGGGGACCACCGAGATCCAGGAGCTCATCCTCGGGCGCGCGCTCGCCGGTCCCCCCGACGAACCAAACGATAACTAACGCGCCGGGCTCCTGGGCGCATGGCGCGCCGCCGCCGGCCCGAAGCCCCGTCGCCGGAGACCGGCGGACGAGCGTCGACCCTGGCGCCGATCGAGCTGGCCGCGCTCGACGAGGGCGTGCGATCGGTCCTGGAGGAGGACGGCGTCCGGGCGCTCTATCCGCCGCAGGCCGCGGCGCTGCCATCGGTCCTCGCCGGCGAGAGCGTGCTCCTTTCCTGCCCGACCGCGAGCGGGAAGTCGCTGGTCGCCTACCTCGCCCTCCTGCGGGCCGCCCGTGCCGGGCGCACCGGCCTCTACCTCGTCCCGCTGCGCGCGCTCGCCCACGAGAAGGCCGAGGAGCTCGCCCGCTTCGAGCGGCTCGGGCTCAAGGTGGGCCTCTCGATCGGCGACTTCGACCTGCCGGCGGAGAAGCTCGAACGGCTCGACGTGCTCGTCGCGACCAGCGAGAAGGCGGACGGACTGCTGCGACGCGGCAGTCCCTGGCTCGATCGCCTCGGGGTGGTCGTGGCCGACGAGGTGCACCTGATGCGCGACCCCGAGCGCGGCCCGACGCTCGAGGTCGGCCTGACGCGGCTGCGGCGCGCGTACCCCGACCTCCAGGTCGTGGCGCTGTCGGCGACCGTCGGCAACTCCGAGCAGGTCGCGGCGTGGCTGCGCGCGCGGCACATCGGCAGCGACTTCCGACCGGTGCCGCTGAAGCTCGGCGTCTACCACGACGGCCGGATCACCTTCACCGACCTATCGACGCGCGAGATACCGGGGAGCGGCGAGGCGGTCCCCCGGCTGGTGGGCTCGATCCTGGCCGAGGGCGGGCAGGCGCTCGTCTTCGTCAGCACCCGTCGCGCGAGCGAGCAGCTGGCGGAGGCGCTCGTTCCGACCGTCCGCTCCCGGCTCGCGCCCGAGGAGCGCGCGCGGGCCCGCGCGGCCGTCGAGGAGCTCGGCGAGTCGAGCGACGAAGAGACGGAGGGCATGCGCCGACTCGCCGCGCTCATGCCCCACGGGGTCGCCTACCACAACGCCTCGCTCACGAATCCGGAGCGCCGCGCGGTCGAGCGCGCGTTCCGGGACCGGGTGCTGAAGGTCCTCACCGCGACGCCGACGCTCGCCGCCGGCATCAACCTGCCAGCGCGCCGGGTCATCGTGCGCGACACGACCCGCTACGACGACCGCCTCGGCATGCAGGCCCCGATCCCCGCGACCGAGGTCCACCAGATGCTCGGCCGCGCCGGGCGGCCCCGCTTCGACGCGTACGGGGAGGCGCTGCTCCTCGCCCGGACGCCCGAGGACGAGGACCGCCTCCTCGACCGCTACCTCTCCGCCCCCCCCGAGGCGGTCGAGAGCCGACTCGCCGCCGAGCCGGCACTGCGGATGCACGTGCTCGCCCTCGTCGCGAGCGGCGCCGTCCGGGACGAGGCCGAGCTCGAATCGTTCTTCGCCTCGACGTTCTACGGCTACTGCCGGCCGCTGGACGAGCTAGAGGGCACCGTCGCGACCGTGCGGCGCTTCTTGGAGGAGAACGACTTCCTCGTGCGCGGGTCCGAACTCCGGGCCACCCCGTTCGGGGCGCTCACGAGCGAGCTGTACCTCGACCCGCTGAGCGCGCTCGTCCTGCGCCAGGTGCTCGAGCGCGCCCCGCTGGGGGTCGGCGCCTTCGCGCTCCTCTCGGCGATCGCCGCCACGCCCGACCTCCCTCCGCTCTTCCTGCGGACGGCCGAGGAGCCGGAGCTGCTCGGGCGTTACACCGACGAGGCGGAGGAACTGCTCGTCAAGCCGGAGGAGCCGCCGCTCGAGCTCGACCTCGAGAGCTACCTCGCGACCCTGAAGACCGCGAGCGTACTGGAGGCGTGGGTCAACGAGGTCCCGATCGTCGAGATCACCGAGCGCTTCGGCATCGGCGCCGGCGACCTCCGTTCGAAGGTCGAGGACGCCGAGTGGCTGGCGTTCGGCCTCGGGCGGCTCGCGAGCCGCTTCCAGCGCCGGCTCGCGCGGCCGATCGACGACCTGTCGCTGCGGATCCGCTACGGCGCGACCGAGGAGCTGCTCGACCTGGTCCGGCTGAAGGGCGTCGGCCGCGTGCGCGCGCGCCAGCTCTTCCGCGCGGGCTACCCCGACCGCGAGGCACTGCACCGGGCCCCGTTCGACCGCATCGAGCACGCGCTGCGCTCGGCCCATCTGGCGGAGATGGTGCTCAGCCAGCTTCGGCGTCCCGGGCCGTCGGCGCCGCCAGCGGCGGTCCCGGCGCCGGCGCGCCGCCCACCGGCGGCACGTCCCACGGTGCGCCCGCTCGAGGAATTCCCCGAGGATTCGGGCTGACGACCCACTCGTCGATCGGGGTCATCACCCGCACGAGCGAGCGGGTCCCCCCCAGGCCCCCCGTGCGGACCTCCCGCCGGACGTAGCCGGCCTGCTCGAGCCGAACGATACGCCGCCAGAGCGTCGTGGGCGGCAGCGGCGAGAGCCCGAGCGCCCGCGCGTAGCGCGCCTCGAGCCGGCGCACGTCGCCGACGACGGCCTCGGCCCCCCGAGCTGCGTCCTCGATCGCCCGCACGACGCTCGATTCGATCGAGATCGAGAGCAGGCGCCGCCGACCGGCCGGCGCGCGGGGACGCAGGGTAGGAGACGGTCCCAGAAGCGCCCGCCGCAGAAGATCGATCGCGCGGACCGCGCCGCCTCCCTCCTCGACCGCCCGGTGGACGAGTCGTCCCACGAGCTCGACCGGAGGTTCTCGCCCGAGGGCCCGCTCGGCCCGGTCGTCGACGATCGCCCGGAGCTCCTGCGTCGTATACGGTGACAGCGCGACGAACGGGGCGATCCTCCAGCGACCGGATAGCGCCCGCTCGGCCTGGGCGAGCGCGGACGGACTGCCCGCGAGGACGGTCCACAGCGGCGGCAGTCCGGATTCTCCCTCGGGGAGGAAGCGGTCGGGTTCGCCGAAGGCGCGCAGGATGGGCCCGAGCTCGGGCCCGCCGGAGTAGAGGTCGTCGAGCACGATGACCGTGGGCCGCCCCTCGCGCCGCAGCCGTCGCAGGAAGCCGGCCAGGATCTCCGCCACGGGAAAGCCGCGGCCGTCGAAGCCCTCGTCGAGGGCCGTGAGGAGCGCGCTCGCGACCCCGTGCGTGCCCCGGGCGCCCGCGACCCGCAGCGCGAGATAGCGCGGGGCGCGCGGTCCCCCGGACGCCCGGAGGCGTTCCGCGAGCTCCCGGGCCGCACGCCGGGCGCAGGCGCTGGTGCCCGACCCGCGCTCGCCGACCGCCGCCACCACCCACGGCGGGGGGGCCCGCGGGCTCGGCGGATCGAGGCGGCGCAGCAGCTCGGCGACCGCCCGCTCCCGGCCGAGCACTACGGGCGGCAGCCAGTCCCGGGCGAGTACCTCGGCATGCGCGACCGGCAGCATCCGGTGGCTGTATAACTCACGAATATAAGAATTCTAATAATCGCACCGTTCAGCCGCAAAAGCGCTATGCGAATCCCCCGCTGACACGAGCGATGGCCGCGCCGCAAGAGAGCCGGCCGCTCCGCCTCCTCTTCCGCAACCTATTGCTCGTCGTCCTGCTCGCGACGGGGATCTACCTGCTCTTCAGCGTCTTCAATGCGACGCTGCTCCACCGGCTGACAGGGCTGCAGATCCTCCTGCTCGAGGCGGGAGCGATCGTCCTGCTCGCCTACGCGGTCGCGAAAGCGTTCACGGGCGCCGCGAATGCGGTCATGCGACAACAGGGCCAGCTCGCGCACGGCGCGGCGGTCCGACTCTTCTTCAACATCCTCATCGGCATCGCCGCAGTCTTCGCGCTCGCCCACCTCGCCGGGGTCTCGATCGAGTCGATCTTCCTCGGGAGCGCCTTCGCCGGGATCGTCCTCGGCCTCGCGGCCCAGACGGTCCTGTCCAACGTCTTCGCGGGCCTCCTGCTCGTCGTGGCGAGCCCGTTCCGCCCGGGCGACCGGGTCGGGATCATCTCCTCGAGCTACGGGGCGTTCGCGCCGAGCTACCCGCACGAGCTCGTCTACCCCGCCTACGCCGGGACCGTCGAGGACATCGAGCTCATCTACACGGTCCTGCGCCTCGACACCGGCGGCGTCGCCAAGGTGCCGAACTCGGTCGTCCTGAGCGCGCTCACCGTCCTCCCCCGGCCGGATGTGCCCCGCGTGCACCGGGTCCGCATGACGTTCCCGCTCGCGGTC
It encodes the following:
- a CDS encoding DEAD/DEAH box helicase; translation: MARRRRPEAPSPETGGRASTLAPIELAALDEGVRSVLEEDGVRALYPPQAAALPSVLAGESVLLSCPTASGKSLVAYLALLRAARAGRTGLYLVPLRALAHEKAEELARFERLGLKVGLSIGDFDLPAEKLERLDVLVATSEKADGLLRRGSPWLDRLGVVVADEVHLMRDPERGPTLEVGLTRLRRAYPDLQVVALSATVGNSEQVAAWLRARHIGSDFRPVPLKLGVYHDGRITFTDLSTREIPGSGEAVPRLVGSILAEGGQALVFVSTRRASEQLAEALVPTVRSRLAPEERARARAAVEELGESSDEETEGMRRLAALMPHGVAYHNASLTNPERRAVERAFRDRVLKVLTATPTLAAGINLPARRVIVRDTTRYDDRLGMQAPIPATEVHQMLGRAGRPRFDAYGEALLLARTPEDEDRLLDRYLSAPPEAVESRLAAEPALRMHVLALVASGAVRDEAELESFFASTFYGYCRPLDELEGTVATVRRFLEENDFLVRGSELRATPFGALTSELYLDPLSALVLRQVLERAPLGVGAFALLSAIAATPDLPPLFLRTAEEPELLGRYTDEAEELLVKPEEPPLELDLESYLATLKTASVLEAWVNEVPIVEITERFGIGAGDLRSKVEDAEWLAFGLGRLASRFQRRLARPIDDLSLRIRYGATEELLDLVRLKGVGRVRARQLFRAGYPDREALHRAPFDRIEHALRSAHLAEMVLSQLRRPGPSAPPAAVPAPARRPPAARPTVRPLEEFPEDSG
- a CDS encoding mechanosensitive ion channel family protein — translated: MAAPQESRPLRLLFRNLLLVVLLATGIYLLFSVFNATLLHRLTGLQILLLEAGAIVLLAYAVAKAFTGAANAVMRQQGQLAHGAAVRLFFNILIGIAAVFALAHLAGVSIESIFLGSAFAGIVLGLAAQTVLSNVFAGLLLVVASPFRPGDRVGIISSSYGAFAPSYPHELVYPAYAGTVEDIELIYTVLRLDTGGVAKVPNSVVLSALTVLPRPDVPRVHRVRMTFPLAVDVHRVEAALADVLAAFPDDAGRLPPKLEVTDISVASWDGVILVASRIQDDGLVRDRVMRAVLARLPSAGPPA